The Azospirillum brasilense genome has a window encoding:
- the dctP gene encoding TRAP transporter substrate-binding protein DctP — translation MFNPSLFRPFWAKTLLVGMTVAGLAAGSPGQARAQAAPVEMVMTDEIATSHWTAKMMDEYAALIEERSKGRIKPKVFHSGTLYKDKDAVAALGSGAVHMVWPVSVQLESIAPQYGVVNLPFAVTDAAMSKPETAQEVSKLLSGLVADKGIRVMGLMRTADLIFLFKDKEVDSVGDLKGSKIRLTGGRVLQLLMRDFGASPVSMPASEMAAALMQGAIDGIYTSAGGWEMVGTNAAKVASLVPGMSLLTYSVLVDDKWMKGLPDDLRQVVETTTNEIIAKQWQRAIDADKKTMDQMIAQGGRLAVAPEAEQAKFREIANKVNQDYVRRYPEIWKQYQAIVGNKS, via the coding sequence ATGTTCAATCCGTCGCTGTTCAGGCCATTCTGGGCGAAGACGCTGCTGGTGGGAATGACGGTGGCCGGGCTGGCCGCCGGATCGCCGGGCCAGGCCCGCGCACAGGCGGCGCCGGTCGAGATGGTGATGACGGACGAGATCGCGACGTCCCACTGGACCGCCAAGATGATGGACGAGTATGCCGCCCTCATCGAGGAGCGCTCGAAGGGCCGCATCAAGCCGAAGGTCTTCCACTCCGGCACGCTCTACAAGGACAAGGACGCCGTCGCCGCCCTCGGGTCGGGCGCCGTGCACATGGTCTGGCCGGTCAGCGTGCAGCTTGAGAGCATCGCCCCGCAGTACGGCGTGGTGAACCTGCCCTTCGCCGTCACCGACGCCGCGATGTCCAAGCCGGAAACCGCGCAAGAGGTCTCCAAGCTGCTGTCCGGTCTGGTGGCCGACAAGGGCATCCGCGTCATGGGGCTGATGCGCACCGCCGACCTGATCTTCCTGTTCAAGGACAAGGAGGTCGACTCCGTCGGCGACCTGAAGGGCAGCAAGATCCGCCTGACCGGCGGGCGCGTCCTGCAGCTTCTGATGCGCGACTTCGGGGCCAGCCCGGTGTCGATGCCCGCCTCCGAAATGGCGGCGGCGCTGATGCAGGGCGCCATCGACGGCATCTACACCTCCGCCGGCGGCTGGGAGATGGTCGGCACCAACGCCGCCAAGGTCGCCTCGCTGGTGCCGGGCATGAGCCTGCTCACCTACTCGGTCCTGGTGGATGACAAGTGGATGAAGGGCCTGCCCGACGACCTGCGCCAGGTGGTGGAGACGACCACCAACGAGATCATCGCCAAGCAGTGGCAGCGCGCCATCGACGCCGACAAGAAGACCATGGACCAGATGATCGCCCAGGGCGGGCGTCTGGCCGTGGCGCCCGAGGCGGAGCAGGCGAAGTTCCGCGAGATCGCCAACAAGGTCAACCAGGACTATGTCCGGCGCTACCCTGAGATCTGGAAGCAGTATCAGGCCATCGTCGGCAACAAGAGCTGA
- a CDS encoding SDR family oxidoreductase, which translates to MGDKVAIITAGGSGMGAAAARRLAADGFKVAVLSSSGKGEALAEELGGIGVTGSNQSAEDLERLVSRTMERWGRIDALVNSAGHGPRKGLLELTDEDWHKGIEVYFLNVVRAVRLVTPVMVGQKGGTIINISTAWAFEPSPMFPTSAVARAGLASFTKLFADQYAADNVRMNNVLPGWIDSLPATEERRQGVPMARYGKSEEIAATVAFLASDGAGYITGQNIRVDGGLMRSV; encoded by the coding sequence ATGGGCGATAAGGTTGCCATCATCACCGCGGGCGGCAGCGGCATGGGGGCTGCGGCGGCGCGGCGCCTCGCGGCGGACGGATTCAAGGTCGCGGTGCTGTCCTCCTCCGGCAAGGGCGAGGCTCTGGCGGAGGAGTTGGGCGGGATCGGCGTGACCGGCTCGAACCAGTCCGCCGAGGATCTGGAGCGTCTGGTGAGCCGGACGATGGAGCGCTGGGGCCGCATCGACGCGCTGGTGAACAGCGCCGGCCACGGCCCGCGAAAAGGCCTGCTGGAGCTGACCGACGAGGACTGGCACAAGGGGATCGAGGTCTATTTCCTGAACGTCGTCCGGGCGGTCCGGCTGGTGACCCCGGTCATGGTCGGGCAGAAGGGCGGGACGATCATCAACATCTCGACCGCCTGGGCCTTCGAGCCGAGCCCGATGTTCCCGACCTCCGCCGTCGCGCGGGCCGGGCTGGCCTCCTTCACCAAGCTGTTCGCCGACCAGTACGCCGCCGACAATGTGCGGATGAACAACGTGCTGCCCGGCTGGATCGACAGCCTTCCGGCGACGGAGGAGCGGCGCCAGGGCGTCCCGATGGCCCGCTACGGCAAGAGCGAGGAGATCGCGGCGACCGTCGCCTTTCTCGCCTCCGACGGGGCCGGCTACATCACCGGGCAGAACATCCGGGTGGACGGCGGCCTCATGCGGTCGGTCTGA
- a CDS encoding MFS transporter, producing MTTQETPPAPFPLLLAEVTSVQTVATLSVLTLATVAPLAAASLGVGSEAVGYQISVIYSAAALVSAFAGLVVRRWGAGTVGVLALALGLVGCLGIATGFLWVAALASVLLGIGYGLVNPSSSHLLNRFTPPARRNLVFSLKQTGVPLAGVLAGLTLPGIGEIAGWRGAALAVAGMFALLLALFAPGRRVWDDDRSPGLPIRGNLMEGPRLVWRVPALRGFALMGFFFSAIQLSLMAFTVNMLVHDLHWSIVSAGLAVSVMQAAGAAARIGWGLLADRLRSGVAVLGGIGVLSASAALATAGLGPSWPVPAVIGVLTVFGIAAIGWNGVFLAEVARVAPKGTASTATGGALMFTFSGVVVGPALFATLFNTVGSYGETFALMMAFPLAGAAAVLFWSRRKS from the coding sequence ATGACCACGCAAGAAACCCCGCCCGCCCCCTTTCCCCTGCTGCTGGCGGAGGTGACCAGCGTCCAGACCGTCGCCACCCTGTCGGTCCTGACGCTGGCGACGGTCGCCCCGCTGGCCGCCGCCTCGCTGGGGGTGGGGTCGGAGGCGGTCGGCTACCAGATCAGCGTCATCTACAGCGCCGCCGCCCTGGTGTCGGCCTTCGCCGGGCTGGTGGTCCGCCGCTGGGGTGCCGGGACGGTGGGCGTCCTGGCGCTGGCTTTGGGGCTGGTGGGCTGCCTCGGCATCGCCACCGGCTTCCTGTGGGTCGCGGCGTTGGCGTCGGTGCTGCTTGGCATCGGCTACGGGCTGGTGAACCCCTCCTCCTCCCACCTCTTGAACCGCTTCACCCCGCCGGCCCGGCGCAATCTGGTCTTCTCGCTGAAGCAGACCGGCGTGCCGCTGGCCGGCGTGCTGGCCGGACTGACCCTGCCGGGAATCGGCGAGATCGCCGGCTGGCGCGGGGCGGCGCTGGCGGTGGCCGGCATGTTCGCGCTGTTGCTGGCCCTCTTCGCGCCGGGCCGCCGGGTGTGGGACGACGACCGCAGCCCCGGCCTGCCGATCCGCGGCAACCTGATGGAGGGGCCGCGGCTGGTCTGGCGGGTGCCGGCGCTCCGCGGCTTCGCCCTGATGGGCTTCTTCTTCTCGGCGATCCAGCTGTCGCTGATGGCCTTCACGGTGAACATGCTGGTGCACGACCTGCACTGGTCCATCGTGTCCGCCGGGCTGGCCGTGTCGGTGATGCAGGCGGCGGGGGCGGCGGCGCGCATCGGCTGGGGGCTGCTGGCCGACCGGCTGCGCTCCGGCGTGGCGGTGCTGGGCGGCATCGGCGTGCTGTCCGCAAGCGCCGCACTGGCCACCGCCGGCCTGGGGCCGAGCTGGCCGGTGCCCGCGGTGATCGGTGTTCTGACGGTGTTCGGCATCGCCGCCATCGGCTGGAACGGCGTGTTCCTGGCGGAGGTGGCGCGGGTCGCCCCGAAGGGAACGGCCAGCACGGCGACCGGCGGCGCGCTGATGTTCACCTTCTCCGGCGTGGTCGTCGGGCCGGCGCTGTTCGCCACCCTGTTCAACACGGTCGGCAGCTACGGCGAGACCTTCGCCCTGATGATGGCCTTCCCGCTGGCCGGGGCGGCGGCCGTCCTGTTCTGGTCGCGCCGCAAAAGCTGA